TGAGCTGCTATTTCTGCAGCTTCCTTATCTCATTTAACAGTGGGTACACAAATATGGCCAGAGCATAGCACTTCTAATTTATAGgtttaaaaagcatttctgctCTACCTAGACCAATTTGGgttggagaaaaaaagtaatcatagcagaaaattttaaaaaaaaaaaaaaaaaaaaaaaaaaaagtgtaaacaTGTAGTTACTCAAGAAGCTTTTaactcattaaaaatacatgcaggAAAACActattttctaaaaagaaagaaaggcaaggaaataaaaaagcaccTAAGTAAGTCTGGAGAAATAAGAGTTAAATGGCAATAAATGAAAAGTACTGAACAAAATATTAAGATCCTTTTGATACCCTACTTcagtaaaaatcaaaaaaagaaTAGCATCTAAAATAAGAACCTCCTACATGATTTCCAGAACTGACATTTCATTGTGAATGCTCAGTACTGGACTCACATTCAACATAATTACTCACCATCAGCATCAATTGAACGCTATACTTACTGCAAAAAACATTTCCCTTGCTTCATTATCTCTCTGTAATTATGAAATATGTTACAGGAATGCTTTTGTAGCTCATCTCTCCCTTTGCATGCTAAATACTGTTGTTAAATCCTCTTCCCTGTCATTTCTGACATTTACAATGTCATTCTTTCAGTGTTGACTCTGTAACATAACTCTGACAAGCACAATCACTCTTAAACTATCATTTAATTATGGAGTGTTTACTTCTACTAGGGGCTTGTATTGTTCCACTCTGTTTGTCCTAACTGAAAGCAGGCAATAATCTGTCCAAGATTCTACTTACtttaaatggaatattttgGGTTACTTTACAACTTAAAGAAAATGATTGCACTAAAtaaatacacttaaaaaaatccaacccccTAGGTAGATTCTAACAAAAGTTTATCTTTGGTTCACCATACATGCTCTAATaccaaaatgtgtatttttccaGTCACCAATAAGCAAAATatacctttccttttccttaagAGGCAGAAATTAGAAATAAACTATGGTCCTAAATCTTGTCAAGAATAGGGCTAATACGACCCCCTTTGAACTTTACTGTGACaatcttaaaaaagaaagaaattaaagtcaATTGGCCAATTGCCTCCTTAGCTACCTGAGTAGATGAGAAGTCCACACTGTGGAGAAATTTGCAGTTTTCTCCTAGTGCCTGCAGAGATGCATCCatgatgcctgagcagctgcccAAGTTCACTATTTGTAGGAATTGGCAGTTGAGTGCAAGAGCCAGAACTCCACTGTCAGTTATATCACAGCACCTTTTGAAAGATGCTTCACGCAGGTAAGGACAGGACAAGGCCAGTGCTATGACTCCTGCCAAAGAAACAACACTTGAAAGAGTTATTCATTCTTTAACATAACCACCATGCTGAGTCCAAAGGCTCTGGAACAAGTTTTGAGGaaggaataattaaaataaagtggAAAACATGTTGAGCATAGCACGGTTTTACCAGAAATCTAGCAGGAGAGTAACCTGATACTATCTCCTAAGATAATTAGTGCTCTAGGCCTGAAATTTACACCTCTGGAGAGACTTTTAATTAGTACTGGGGTGgcatagggattttttttaagcaatattTACCCTAGATATTTACCCAATCTAACAAGAAAAGTAAGCCAGAAATAAGATTCCAGTTATCTGTGCACAGATAACACACCTTCCGAAGTAATTCCAAATCTGTTCTCCTTGCAAGAATTtaagttgatttttttcagctgcttgcAGTTATAAAGCTGCAATAATGCATTATCTGAAATATCACAGTCTCGGAGGTCCAGAGACTCCACAGCAGGGTGCAATACCTGTAATGAAAACCCACCATTTCAGTCAAACTCTGCTAAGCCATCAAACATctgcatttttatataaaatacttgTAATATTAGACATTACAAAAAGGGTGGGGTTACCAGTCCTAGGAActaaaaactaaagaaaatctGGTCTGTTTGTGCAACAGTTCAGCTCCTACAGCATGAACTGTTTCTGTGGCATATAGAGCAGGAACACATTAATACTGCTACTCAAACAATGGGAATACAGTCTTGGTGGTTCACTTGCTACATGTGTACCCAGGACAATGCCCTCAAGGGCCTTTGCTCAAGCTGCCACTTGTTAGTGCAACTTTGGGGGCAGAAATCtgcagtgcaaaaaaaaaaaaaaccactgactGTGATCAAAACTTCAACCTGCATAACAGATAAGAGTGATTTTTGGAAGGTATTTTCCCCCAAAGTATTTTTCTCACCCGCACACACTCTTTTGCTCATAAACAAGCACTCTCATTATCATACCATGAAGCAGTACCAAATCCTCATTAAATGGGATCTTGCACTCCCACAAGACCCAGACTGGAATTTTTGTGAAATCTTTCCCAAGGGAACATTTATGAAAGTTAGACTCAAAGCAGTGGAAGGCTTCAGATTTTAGTAACAATAGCTATATACTCCCTTCAGCTTGTCACTCCCTTCCTTAACTCCCAGGGACAGAAACACAAATTTCCATAAACTAGCAAAGATAACAGCACAGCTGACAGATTTTTTAAAGGCCTATTCCTCCTGTTGTTCATTCACACAAGGTACAAAAAAGATATTACAAGGAGAACTGGCAGTTTGGCAAATATATAAGGTTTTTAGATGGACAGAGGGTTGTCTGAATGcagaacacaaaaaaagacatttaaaaattcagtggaCACATGCCGAATGACTTTATAAAACTTTATGGTAAAAGAGATTTAGAATAAGGAGTTTAACATGCATGTGGATGGCTGCTCCAAGCAAAAAGCAGAGTAAGGGGGAAAAATGCATGGCATCACAAATTTGGACAAGTATAGGGAGGTAAGACATAAAACAGGAGTTTACACATAAGTTCAGGTTAACAGAATTTCAACTGAAATTTAACTTCAAgcaaaaatcttaaaaaaacccctgaaaaacagagaaaagacatGAAGGATATGTATAAAAACAAATGGGAAACTGCTAACAAAGAAAGCTAAGGTATAATACACCCAAGGAAAATGATGACAACTAAGGGCAGAAttgcagaaacagagaaaggaaaaacacatgaaaaaagaaCCAGAGCAGAATTTCCCAGTGtgacatggaaaacaggctCCAAGAGAAGGCACTGATCAACTGCTGAATGAAGACAAAAAGACAAATACAGAGGAGACTTTAGAAAGAGACAGCAgaaaagtctgcaaattaagGTCTCTAGTTTATTTCCAGACTAAAAATATCCCAATGGATTTTGTGCATTCATACACACACAATCACATGGCTTTAATTACATAATCTCTTaggatattttgaaattattctttACTGAAAAGCTAGTGTAAACCAGATTTTGTCCAGTcaatttttccaaaataagaTAAATCAGTAAGAATTTGGTTTTTACTCAAAGACTTATTTTGTGCAAGCACAAAATCATGTGATCTAAAgctaaattgttttgtttgcaggTTTTCCACAGTGCCTCTAGTCTTGGCTCCACTATCCTGGCTCTGAGAAACTGATAATATTTGTCTCTTGAGTTACTTGTCAAAGCAGGAATGCACAGGGAGtcattcattttctgtttcaccAAGGCCAAACTTCATCCTCCCTCAATTCTCACGCCTCCCTTTGAGGCTGAACAAGATAACAGTAAACAGACAGCAAAACACATGTGGCCCTGAATTTACAGCTGAAGAAATGTCATTCACTGGTGTCATACTGAAACACTGACACACATCAGTGTGCAAAGGGGATGGAAGAACGTTTGAACTATCCATTTCTAGCTCTGTCATCCTTATATTTCAAGGAaccaaaatttaaataaatgataTAGAGATTGTGTGCTTAATGTCAATAGAATTCTACCAACAGAATTCTGCCAAGCTGCTGAAATtctttatataatatatatacaaTAAATCATGCATGAGCATCTCAAAACACACTACACTCAGGAACAGACTGGTGTACAAGAGGCTACTTCCCCCTCCTGAAAGAGACAGTATAGTTTTGAATGGATTCTTACCTCACTGATATTTGCATCAGTTATTTGCCCTTGCCTACTCATTAATTTTATCAGTTTATCCTTTATATTGGGTGGCAATGACTTAATATCTGCAGAGTATCTGGAAAGGTTCTTTGTCAAACACTGAAGGCATCTGAAATAAAGGAAAGTTACAGCACAGTCAGAAAGAGGCATTACATAGTAGAACTAGAACAATCAAGCCACAAATTGTCATCTTCTGCATCCAGCCATGGTATCCTCAGACCTTAGCAGTTTCAGCTGTTCCATGTTACTACTCATTCAGCTGTTGCCCTTTGGGGTCAAGCTGATCTTTCTGTGAAACTGCTCCCTAAGCAGCTGAAGGCAAAAATCAGCCCCtgaaccattttttttctgtgccttcCTCAAGCTGTCTCTGAAATTCACAGTTGCAGTGTGAGCTGTTCAGCGTCTGACCTGAATGAAGATTCCTTTCACTAAAATACTGAAGACACAGAAGCAACCAGGACAAGTGGCTGAGTGCAGGGGGCAGCAGCAGTCTGTCGTAATGCCGAAGTAAAATTAGCATATAA
This sequence is a window from Hirundo rustica isolate bHirRus1 chromosome 4, bHirRus1.pri.v3, whole genome shotgun sequence. Protein-coding genes within it:
- the AMN1 gene encoding protein AMN1 homolog isoform X4 — translated: MRIWYCFMVLHPAVESLDLRDCDISDNALLQLYNCKQLKKINLNSCKENRFGITSEGVIALALSCPYLREASFKRCCDITDSGVLALALNCQFLQIVNLGSCSGIMDASLQALGENCKFLHSVDFSSTQVTDDGVVALVSGTCSKNLKEIHMERCVNLTDIAVEAVLTCCPKIHIFLFHGCPLITDRSRDALEQLIISNKIKQLTWTIY
- the AMN1 gene encoding protein AMN1 homolog isoform X3, coding for MSRQGQITDANISEVLHPAVESLDLRDCDISDNALLQLYNCKQLKKINLNSCKENRFGITSEGVIALALSCPYLREASFKRCCDITDSGVLALALNCQFLQIVNLGSCSGIMDASLQALGENCKFLHSVDFSSTQVTDDGVVALVSGTCSKNLKEIHMERCVNLTDIAVEAVLTCCPKIHIFLFHGCPLITDRSRDALEQLIISNKIKQLTWTIY
- the AMN1 gene encoding protein AMN1 homolog isoform X1, translated to MSWDGAGEEVRLLLDLCLQCLTKNLSRYSADIKSLPPNIKDKLIKLMSRQGQITDANISEVLHPAVESLDLRDCDISDNALLQLYNCKQLKKINLNSCKENRFGITSEGVIALALSCPYLREASFKRCCDITDSGVLALALNCQFLQIVNLGSCSGIMDASLQALGENCKFLHSVDFSSTQVTDDGVVALVSGTCSKNLKEIHMERCVNLTDIAVEAVLTCCPKIHIFLFHGCPLITDRSRDALEQLIISNKIKQLTWTIY
- the AMN1 gene encoding protein AMN1 homolog isoform X2, which encodes MLRCLQCLTKNLSRYSADIKSLPPNIKDKLIKLMSRQGQITDANISEVLHPAVESLDLRDCDISDNALLQLYNCKQLKKINLNSCKENRFGITSEGVIALALSCPYLREASFKRCCDITDSGVLALALNCQFLQIVNLGSCSGIMDASLQALGENCKFLHSVDFSSTQVTDDGVVALVSGTCSKNLKEIHMERCVNLTDIAVEAVLTCCPKIHIFLFHGCPLITDRSRDALEQLIISNKIKQLTWTIY